A single region of the Desulfovibrio inopinatus DSM 10711 genome encodes:
- the qrcD gene encoding menaquinone reductase integral membrane subunit QrcD, whose amino-acid sequence MLTAEKNWYPEGVKRCSLSQFLVWLGCISLFVLFGLLAALVILFNGIGVTGLDNYYGFGLWITFDLAVIALGAGAFFTGLLRYIIKIDDLKNIINLSVIKGFCCYSGAMLILTLDIGQPLRAWFGYWHPNVHSMLTEVIFCITCYLTVLIIEYIPLIFEQKQLNKIPFLHHMAHNLHLVMPLFAGLGAFLSTFHQGSLGGMYGVMFARPFAFREGFFIWPWTFFLFVLSAIASGPCMTVLICGFMEKITGRKFTTYRIKSLMAKIGGAMLVIYLLFKLLDTWFWATDTLPRMGFTFDQMYHGLAYGKWLIFSELGLCGVLPAILLMVPAFRMKPSLMYTGCILNALGVVINRYVFTVQTLAIPVLPFDKWTVYYPNWAEWLTSLMIVAYAFIVFSLSYRYLPIFPQEVPLNRGK is encoded by the coding sequence ATGCTCACGGCTGAGAAAAACTGGTACCCTGAAGGGGTCAAACGCTGCTCGCTTTCCCAGTTCCTGGTCTGGTTGGGATGCATCAGCCTTTTTGTCTTGTTCGGTCTGCTTGCCGCTCTTGTCATTTTGTTCAACGGCATTGGCGTGACCGGTCTCGACAACTATTATGGTTTCGGCCTGTGGATCACGTTTGACCTGGCCGTTATCGCTTTGGGCGCGGGGGCCTTTTTTACAGGCCTCCTACGCTACATCATCAAAATTGATGATTTAAAGAATATCATCAATTTGTCCGTCATCAAGGGGTTTTGTTGTTACTCCGGTGCCATGCTTATCCTGACCTTGGATATTGGTCAGCCGTTGCGTGCATGGTTCGGTTACTGGCACCCCAATGTTCACTCGATGCTGACAGAAGTTATCTTCTGCATCACGTGCTACCTGACGGTTCTTATTATTGAGTATATTCCGCTCATTTTCGAGCAGAAACAGCTCAATAAGATTCCTTTCCTGCATCATATGGCGCACAACCTGCATCTCGTGATGCCGCTGTTTGCAGGCCTTGGCGCGTTCTTGTCTACGTTCCACCAGGGCTCTCTGGGTGGCATGTACGGTGTGATGTTCGCGCGTCCGTTTGCTTTCCGTGAAGGATTCTTCATCTGGCCGTGGACGTTCTTTCTGTTCGTTCTTTCGGCCATTGCCTCGGGACCGTGTATGACGGTGCTGATTTGTGGCTTTATGGAAAAGATTACGGGCCGCAAGTTTACGACCTACCGCATCAAATCTTTGATGGCTAAAATCGGTGGGGCAATGCTGGTCATTTATCTTCTGTTCAAACTCCTGGACACGTGGTTCTGGGCCACCGATACGCTGCCTCGTATGGGCTTCACGTTCGATCAGATGTACCATGGTTTGGCATACGGCAAATGGCTCATCTTTTCGGAACTTGGTTTGTGTGGAGTTCTCCCGGCCATTCTCCTTATGGTCCCGGCTTTCCGCATGAAACCCAGCCTCATGTATACGGGGTGTATTCTCAACGCATTGGGTGTCGTCATTAACCGCTACGTCTTTACGGTGCAAACTTTGGCTATTCCGGTGTTACCGTTCGACAAGTGGACCGTGTACTACCCCAACTGGGCAGAATGGTTGACGTCTTTGATGATCGTTGCATACGCTTTCATCGTCTTCAGCCTGTCCTATCGTTATCTGCCTATTTTCCCTCAGGAAGTTCCTCTGAACAGAGGAAAATAG
- the qrcC gene encoding menaquinone reductase iron-sulfur cluster-binding subunit QrcC: MSAVKEFTIRWGMVIDIDKCTGCGACMVACQTENNIAPQPEASNKLRSLNWMLIYELNNKKSYPDHDMAYLPRPCQQCGNPPCVSVCPVIATDKNEEGGIVSQIYPRCIGCRYCVAACPYHVRYFGWFDPVFPEGMTKVLTPHTSVRPRGVVEKCTFCHHRWNYAKEKAIFDGKNPKDLPEDAYIPACVEGCPSGAMTFGDLNNPKHKVYELSRSKNAFRLLEKLHTQTQVYYMSRREWVRKQGDNYLANDKVIGGANHAHG; this comes from the coding sequence ATGTCCGCAGTCAAGGAATTTACGATCAGATGGGGGATGGTCATTGACATCGACAAGTGCACCGGCTGCGGCGCGTGCATGGTCGCTTGTCAGACCGAGAACAATATTGCGCCGCAACCCGAAGCGTCCAATAAGCTTCGCTCCCTCAACTGGATGTTGATTTACGAACTGAACAATAAAAAATCGTATCCTGATCACGATATGGCCTACCTGCCGAGACCATGCCAGCAATGCGGCAACCCGCCTTGTGTGTCGGTCTGTCCGGTTATTGCAACGGACAAAAACGAAGAAGGGGGGATTGTCAGCCAGATTTATCCCCGCTGCATCGGCTGCCGGTACTGTGTGGCGGCTTGTCCGTATCACGTCCGGTATTTCGGATGGTTTGATCCGGTCTTCCCCGAAGGTATGACGAAGGTGTTAACTCCACATACCTCCGTTCGGCCGCGCGGTGTGGTTGAAAAATGTACTTTCTGCCACCATCGCTGGAATTATGCCAAAGAAAAAGCCATCTTCGACGGAAAGAACCCCAAGGATCTTCCCGAAGACGCCTACATCCCGGCTTGTGTCGAAGGATGTCCTTCCGGAGCCATGACGTTTGGTGATTTGAACAATCCCAAGCACAAAGTGTATGAACTTTCTCGGAGTAAGAACGCCTTCCGGCTACTCGAAAAGTTGCATACACAAACCCAGGTTTATTACATGAGCCGTCGGGAATGGGTCCGGAAGCAGGGTGACAACTACCTGGCAAACGACAAGGTCATCGGAGGCGCTAATCATGCTCACGGCTGA
- the qrcB gene encoding menaquinone reductase molybdopterin-binding-like subunit QrcB produces MGIDRRGVIGLIAGGALGTLVTPMVWKSTDDISIWSQNWPWIPRVPRGVMAKQAAVSKLCPSGTSIKVLTVNGNPVTAAGNPDNPLSQGGVSPLGLAECYMMYSPSRIKQPMKKEGSSFKPISWKDAEALLVEKLKNAGKKIAFVSGDENGTVNEVFSAFTKKLGSENFFIMPCEAHAALTGWSLMGGQGQPGFDLENADTVVLLGANAFETWGPSVRNRRAFSKSRPAGQDPASTYVYVGPMSGHTASVCDKRVAAKPGTEGIIALGIAWHLIQAGAKGSYNGFGEFKALVQNSFTPEKVSAATGVSPETLKELADILSKGKKPLVVVGSSFGQGLGAGAFIAGMCLNMLLNNIGRNGGVIAVPELNAVIADAMTRTDILKNDFVSYLGGETPDVLMLYNANPVYGLPQASAMEQLIDKVPFKVSFNSFMDETTAMADLVMPSSMTLERCDDVVSPYGVSYFVYNCAEPALSPVFDTKPTADVVLSTASALGINLGFSSFKDVIAAKIESVCKHGCFIAKDFMPWDADVAKAKTAQADAATAALAEGYALCVAGSVMQSGLNFGVDVLAKTIDSKPATADLVVAPVANQRIGTPVTGIPCQDLTTIPDNQLLGEMYFVDLNQATAGKLGLRQGDAVKLSGTSGDIVARVNIFEGIMDDVVGAPIGFGHSAFDEFSQKKGDNTFKILTASKEPGTGLSVWAGSAVKIAKI; encoded by the coding sequence TCATGGCGAAGCAAGCGGCCGTGAGCAAACTGTGCCCGTCTGGGACAAGCATCAAGGTCTTGACCGTCAACGGAAACCCCGTGACGGCGGCGGGCAACCCCGACAACCCCCTCAGTCAGGGCGGTGTGTCTCCTCTCGGGTTGGCCGAATGCTACATGATGTACAGTCCCTCGCGCATCAAGCAACCAATGAAAAAAGAAGGTTCCAGCTTCAAACCCATTTCTTGGAAAGATGCTGAAGCTCTTCTGGTCGAAAAGCTCAAAAACGCCGGCAAAAAAATTGCGTTCGTCTCTGGTGACGAAAACGGAACCGTTAACGAAGTCTTTTCCGCTTTCACAAAAAAACTTGGTTCCGAGAACTTTTTCATCATGCCCTGTGAAGCACACGCCGCACTGACCGGCTGGAGTCTCATGGGCGGGCAAGGTCAGCCCGGTTTTGACCTGGAAAATGCAGATACCGTGGTTTTACTAGGTGCAAACGCTTTTGAAACCTGGGGACCGAGTGTTCGCAATCGTCGCGCTTTTTCGAAAAGTCGTCCTGCCGGACAAGACCCTGCTTCGACGTATGTCTATGTTGGTCCCATGTCCGGACATACGGCCAGCGTGTGTGACAAACGTGTCGCCGCAAAACCCGGAACTGAAGGTATCATTGCTCTGGGGATCGCCTGGCATCTTATTCAGGCAGGTGCCAAAGGCTCTTATAATGGCTTTGGTGAGTTCAAAGCTCTTGTTCAAAACAGCTTCACTCCGGAAAAAGTTTCGGCCGCAACCGGTGTTTCTCCCGAAACACTGAAAGAGTTGGCCGACATTTTATCCAAAGGCAAAAAACCGCTCGTCGTCGTTGGTTCCAGCTTCGGTCAGGGATTGGGGGCTGGTGCGTTTATCGCTGGCATGTGCCTGAATATGTTGTTGAACAATATCGGTCGGAATGGTGGCGTCATTGCCGTTCCGGAACTGAACGCTGTTATTGCCGATGCAATGACGCGCACCGATATCTTGAAGAACGACTTCGTAAGCTACTTGGGTGGAGAAACGCCCGATGTGTTGATGCTGTACAATGCGAACCCGGTATATGGGTTGCCGCAGGCATCCGCTATGGAACAGCTTATCGACAAAGTTCCCTTCAAGGTAAGCTTTAACTCTTTCATGGATGAAACAACGGCCATGGCTGATCTTGTCATGCCGTCTTCCATGACATTGGAGCGCTGTGACGATGTCGTTTCTCCGTATGGTGTAAGCTATTTTGTTTACAACTGCGCCGAGCCCGCTTTGTCTCCGGTTTTCGATACCAAACCAACTGCTGACGTTGTATTGTCGACCGCTTCTGCTCTTGGCATAAACCTTGGTTTCTCATCTTTTAAAGATGTGATTGCGGCGAAAATTGAATCGGTCTGCAAGCACGGCTGTTTCATTGCTAAAGACTTTATGCCCTGGGATGCCGATGTTGCCAAAGCAAAAACGGCTCAAGCTGATGCTGCTACCGCTGCACTGGCTGAAGGGTATGCCTTGTGCGTTGCTGGCAGTGTGATGCAGAGCGGTTTGAACTTCGGAGTTGATGTTTTGGCTAAAACCATCGACTCGAAACCGGCAACAGCCGATCTTGTTGTTGCTCCTGTGGCCAATCAACGTATCGGAACCCCTGTGACGGGCATTCCCTGTCAGGATCTGACAACAATTCCCGACAACCAGCTTTTGGGCGAGATGTATTTCGTCGACCTCAACCAAGCCACAGCCGGTAAACTCGGTCTGCGGCAAGGCGATGCAGTTAAGCTCTCGGGCACGTCGGGCGACATTGTGGCCCGCGTAAATATCTTTGAAGGTATTATGGACGATGTTGTCGGCGCCCCCATTGGCTTTGGCCATAGTGCGTTCGATGAGTTCAGCCAGAAGAAAGGTGACAACACCTTCAAGATTCTGACCGCGAGTAAAGAACCCGGGACCGGACTTTCCGTCTGGGCGGGATCTGCTGTGAAAATCGCCAAAATTTAA